In Odontesthes bonariensis isolate fOdoBon6 chromosome 6, fOdoBon6.hap1, whole genome shotgun sequence, one genomic interval encodes:
- the vamp5 gene encoding vesicle-associated membrane protein 5 has product MENGNGQLERLQGDVEEVKGIMLDNLNKTEERGDKLSDLDVRAEELLQKGKAFEKTANQVKQKKRWENKKMKVVFIGIGVVAGLVILGLIIFACVG; this is encoded by the exons ATG GAGAACGGTAATGGCCAGCTGGAAAGGTTGCAGGGTGACGTGGAGGAGGTGAAGGGCATCATGCTGGACAACCTGAATAAAACTGAGGAAAGAGGTGACAAACTGAGCGATCTGGATGTTCGGGCTGAAGAGCTGCTGCAAAAG GGTAAAGCCTTTGAAAAGACTGCCAACCAGGtgaagcaaaagaaaagatggGAGAACAAGAAGATGAAAGTGGTCTTTATTGGCATTGGAGTGGTGGCAGGACTCGTCATCTTGGGACTTATAATCTTTGCCTGTGTTGGATAG